TCTTCCTCCATTTCTTGAAATCAATGTATAATCAATGCTGTATTAATTTGGAACGGAATTATTTTTCTTCAATCGTGGTTTTTATATTGAGTTAAACATTTATGTCATTTTAGTTCTGTAACTCCTTTTAATCAGCTATCTCTCATCTTATATCATTTCTCAATTAActattcttcttttgtttttctttcatttttttcatattctTTTATTTTCTTGCTATCTTTTTATTCTCGGCtatgttatttttttttactgactCTAATGTTAAAATTAATTCAGGTGAATAAACGTTAAGATACTTCTAGAGCATGAAGCTGGAGATTTCTATCTAAACATTAACTCCTACGCATTCTCTTTACTTTGTGTTTTTGATGTGCGCATTAAATTTTTAGGGGGAACTTTCAAGAGAAATACGTACATTTTTAAAATTCACAGTATTTTtaatatatttaataaaattattcTCAAGCAAAAGGTGGTTGTTTATTAAATGAGACAAGAAGATAAGGGAAGACGAGGAGAATGAATTTAAAATAGCCATTTTTTAATTGAGAAATGAACTCCTATATAAGGACATAAGAAAGGAAGGAAGATGGAAAAAGAATGAAAGGGGTAACTTTCATTCGTCTTTGTCTCtaattttttctttaaattttaaaTGAAGATAAAATTCCGATATCTCTAAAATTTATTCTCTAATGATacggtgttttttttttttttagtacttACATGCACATATCAAATGGACACACTAAAAAAACATTGTATttaaccatatatacataaaaatatcatattttcttgattcttttgtCCTTTTAAATGCTTTTTTAAATAAAAGAAATAGAGAATAGTTTCACCTATATTAATCTATTTAGTATTTGAAGATAAAAAGAACATTAAGACTTTTTGTTTTTACATGATATTTTAACGTTTTACTATTTTAAAGTTCAATGACGTGTTCAATTATTGCGGGAAGCGCGGTCAAGTTAACTAATTTATATAATACACTTTCATTTTTAGGCTGTCTCCAGAATaataatacatttttatatttaaaaataaattaactcGAAACTCCCCAAATTTCTTTTATTTCCTAAATTATATCACAATAAATTGGTAGTGGGACGGAGGGAGTTATAGTCCGTCACCGTCAAAACAGCTTTCTATTTCGGTCAAGATAATGGCTCTGTCATTTTTCAACCTTAAATGCGTTACATTCACGcacaattttgccatttttgTAACACAAATCCTTCTTGTCACTTATTCTCTgtgatctttttcttttttaagtaTTTAGTCATCACCCTCTATAAGGTACTTTCTTTTCTTGATCTTTTTGCATTTCCTAGCCTACTATTTTTCTTTCAGATTATGAATATATTTCAACATTCAATGACCCTATTTGTTATCGTCTTCTTAACATGATCAATTTTGTATGTTTCCTCTAGAACATCTATCCTTTTGCATTGTTAAAGGTTGTTTCTTTTAGAGGTGTGTTGAATTTAGGTAAAATTCAGGATCTTGGACAGACCCTCTTGATTTGTTTGTTAGGTTTGATCAGTTTGCATGTTAATGTTCACCAAAGAATAAGAATAGTTGCAATTCTGGTATTGTATACTAATGGACAATTATAACAATTCttcatatccatatccatataaCACTGGTTATGGTTACCCTCCACCACCTAATTCAAATCAACCATACCCCCCTCCACCAGGTTCTGGTGCATATCCTCCACCAGGTCCTGGTGATGCATACCCTCAATATCCTCCTCATCAATCCCCTCAATATCCTCCCCCTTACAACACTCAACATTCTGGTCATTATAACTATCAACCCTATCCACCAGTTCCATCAGCTCCATCGGCACCACCAGCACCGACTCTCCACCATTCCAGCTCTTTAGACTATGGGTACCCTCCACCATCACACGGTCCCTATCCATCCCATGCATATCCGCCTCCCCCGACATCTTCTAGTACTGTCCCTACTCCTGAACATCAAGGCAGTTTTGGATATGCTGCTGCACCTCCTCAGCATTATCAACATTCCTGGCCAGTAAGGCCTTTGGAGAGCCAATCATCCAACTCTCTCCATCGCCAAGATAGTGCTTCGTCGTTTAGTAGTGACTCTTCCGCTCGCCCTTCAGCTTATCCACCAATCCATGATCTCGTAGCGAACATGAATTTGTCTGATAATAACCCTTCTGCACCGGCTTCTCCTCCTGCCCCTGCAACTTATCACCCGGGGCCAAATCCTGTTCCCTATGGGCACCCTAATTCCTTTTCAAGGTGGGAATCGGAGTCTCCAAAACCAACCTATCCAACTCCTTGTGCTGAACCACAGAGTAATAATCAGGCTATGCAGGTTGTGCCATTCTCGCCTTCTAAAAGCTCCTTAAAGGTTTTGCTCTTACACGGAAATCTGGATATTTGGGTATACGAAGCAAAAGATCTGCCAAACATGGACATGTTCCACAAGACCATTGGGGATATGTTTGGGCAAATGAGTAATAAGATCACAAGTGATCCTTACGTCTCAATTACTGTAGCTGATGCAGTGATTGGCCGGACTTATGTCATAGGCAATAATGAAAATCCCGTGTGGATGCAACATTTTAATGTCCCCGTAGCACACTATGCTGCGGAAGTACAGTTTCTTGTCAAGGACGATGATATAGTAGGTTCTCAGCTTATGGGGACAGTGGCTGTCCCGCTAGAACAGATATATGGAGGGGGTAAAGTAGAGGGGTTCTTTCCGATTTTGAACAGTAGTGGAAGACCTTGCAAGGCTGGAGCAGTTTTGAGGATATCAGTCCAATATTATCCAATGGATAAATTAAGTATTTACCATCATGGAGTTGGTGCTGGTCCTGAGTATTATGGGGTTCCTGGAACTTATTTTCCACTGAGGATGGGTGGAACAGTTACTCTGTATCAAGATGCTCATGTGCCTGATGGATGCCTTCCAAATTTGATGCTTGACTACGGAATGCCATATGTACATGGAAAGTGCTGGCGTGACATCTTTGATGCCATACGCCAAGCCCGACGCTTGATCTACATTACAGGTTGGTCAGTGTGGCACAAAGTCAAACTTGTTCGAGATGATGCTTCTGTTGATGGTTCCACTCTAGGGGATCTTTTAAAGTCAAAGTCACAAGAAGGTGTTAGAGTGCTGCTTCTAATATGGGATGACCCTACATCAAGAAGCATCCTTGGCTATAAAACGGTAAATGATATATAATTTCAATGAACTTTTGACTTCTTTATGTGCATAAAATGAATACTCGAGCATCATTTAAGATTTAGATTAAATTTCAGTGTCTTAGGTGTTGTTAAAAACATGCCTCAAATATAGGTTtgtgttttttcctttttccaaATGATCATCTAAAATATCTGGAGAAAATTTTATGT
The sequence above is a segment of the Lycium barbarum isolate Lr01 chromosome 6, ASM1917538v2, whole genome shotgun sequence genome. Coding sequences within it:
- the LOC132645645 gene encoding phospholipase D gamma 1-like isoform X2, which encodes MDNYNNSSYPYPYNTGYGYPPPPNSNQPYPPPPGSGAYPPPGPGDAYPQYPPHQSPQYPPPYNTQHSGHYNYQPYPPVPSAPSAPPAPTLHHSSSLDYGYPPPSHGPYPSHAYPPPPTSSSTVPTPEHQGSFGYAAAPPQHYQHSWPVRPLESQSSNSLHRQDSASSFSSDSSARPSAYPPIHDLVANMNLSDNNPSAPASPPAPATYHPGPNPVPYGHPNSFSRWESESPKPTYPTPCAEPQSNNQAMQVVPFSPSKSSLKVLLLHGNLDIWVYEAKDLPNMDMFHKTIGDMFGQMSNKITSDPYVSITVADAVIGRTYVIGNNENPVWMQHFNVPVAHYAAEVQFLVKDDDIVGSQLMGTVAVPLEQIYGGGKVEGFFPILNSSGRPCKAGAVLRISVQYYPMDKLSIYHHGVGAGPEYYGVPGTYFPLRMGGTVTLYQDAHVPDGCLPNLMLDYGMPYVHGKCWRDIFDAIRQARRLIYITGWSVWHKVKLVRDDASVDGSTLGDLLKSKSQEGVRVLLLIWDDPTSRSILGYKTDGVMATHDEETRRFFKHSSVKVLLCPRVAGKRHSWVKQREVGVIYTHHQKTVIVDADAGNNRRKIMAFVGGLDLCDGRYDTPEHPLFRSLKTVHSEDYHNPTYAGSTAGCPREPWHDLHSKIDGPAAYDVLTNFEERWLKASKPQGIKKLKTSYDDDLLRIERMPEILGISEAPSVSGDDPNGWHVQIFRSIDSNSVKGFPKDPKEATMKNLMCGKNVLIDMSIHTAYVKAIRAAQHFIYIENQYFIGSSYNWSQHKDVGANNLIPMELALKIAEKIRAHERFAAYIVVPMWPEGNPTGAATQRILYWQNKTMQMMYETIYKALEEVGLENSYSPEDYLNFFCLGNREAGKVENESPGTANTPQAFSRKHRRFMIYVHSKGMIVDDEYVILGSANINQRSLEGTRDTEIAMGAYQPHHTCARKQSSPYGQIHGYRMSLWAEHLGVVEDCFRQPESLECVRRVRSMGEYNWKQFAADEVTEMRGHLLKYPVKVDRKGKVKNLPGCTNFPDVGGNIIGSFLAIQENLTI